TTGTTATCAATACgatgaaaataaacatgaaatagATAATCGACACATCAGAATGGAgtgatttgttttgtgttttacacTGATAGATCTCAAAATGGAGTAAAGATGTTGATATGATGAACGTAAAAGATTAGAACTGCAGTTTTCAGTTCTGCGATTGTGTCCCTTTGTGACTTTCAACAAACCATATATAATGTCAGTGCCTTGCTTTTTTATTTGGAGATTGATGATTGCTCTTCTTTGTAGAAGAGAGGTTTTATGAAGGACTTTTATTACTTTGAGGCAAACAGATAATATGGTGATATAGTGACACTTGAGATTTTACAGGGGAGGATGTTTGAACTTTCGTATTAAGCAATCTTTGCTGGGATATGCTGTTTCATAGCGATACAACCCCTACACAGCAATGACAGATGAGGATACAGCTGAGACTGCTGGATGTGATCCAATATACCAAAGGGCACAGCCTCAGATGCCCGACCCTACCTCAGCCCACTCCCAGCAGCCCTGTCACAGATGCACCTTCCATTCCCGGAGTGTTTATCACCGTCAGGACATGATTTCTTCCCCGTCAGCTCCACATCATCTTTAGTAGTTAATCACCAACCTCCTGAGTCTCATCCAGCCTTTTCCTGTTATGCACTGCATGATGAAGATTTAACCAGCCAGCCTTACGACCCAGCGCGTTCCAGGAAAACATCCCAAGTTTCCTTCATGCCCTCGCTCGGCTCCCTCCCCACGGCAGGAGCGTCCTGCTGTGCCGGCACAGCAGCCGGGGACCTTGGGAAGCCTCTGCCTCAAGTGATGGCAAACACTGGGAGAAAAGGTGTACGTAGGAGAAGCACAGAGAGATCTAAAACACATAGGCAATCAGGGGCACAGTGCGTAACTGACCTATTTCTACATCCACGGTGTTCAAGACACAGTGTATGGTACCTATGGCTGTGTTCTGTGACAGCAAGTTGCACGTGAGTAACTAACCTGTGCGATTTTCCACCCCAGTTATTGTATGTTAGGCATCTTTATCCTTGTTTGCATTCACAAGTTAACATGTAGACCACTTCAATAACACCAACTGCTTGGAGCAAAGCATGCAAGACTTCTTGAATGTTTTCATGACTCTGGAAGATGttatagaatcacggaatcatagaatggtttgggttggaagggacttatagatcatctggttgcAGCACTCCTGCCATGACCaaggacatctcccaccagcccagggtgctcagagctccatccaacctggccttgaaccctgccagggagggggcagccacagcttctctgggcggcctgggccagggcctcaccaccctcacggtgaagaatttctccctaatatctcatctaaatctgccctctttcagtttagagctgttcccccttgtcctgtcactgcacacccttgtgaaaagcccctctccatccttcctgtagcccctccaggcactggcagctgctctaaggtcaccccggagcctcctctcctccaggctgagcatccccagctctcccagcctttcctcacagcagaggtgctccaacccccggatcatctccgtggcctcctctggcccggCTCCACCACATCCACGTCCTCCTTATGTTGGGACCCCAGAGCTCGAAGCCTGCTGAAGCACCCGAACTCACGGGGGTTCGTTCATGAAAATATTAATTGACCCCCGGCGCGCCGCACAACCGCCGCTGCAATCCCCCATCCAAAATGCGTTTCGGTTCCGCCCCGGGACGGACGTCgggccccgggccgcggcggaacGTTTCTCGCGGGGCGAAGCGCAGGGCCGGAAGTGGCGGGCCCCGCGCGCGGCGCACATCCGGCGTCCTCCCGCCGCCCGAGCAGGCCCGCGCGTCCTCCTCGCCGCCTCATGGCCGCCTCCGTGGTGAgtcgccgggccgggccggaccgGGCCGAGCTTCGGCTGAGGCCGCCGACGGGGAACCGCCGATGCGTTTCGGAGGGGGAGCCTGGAGCGGCGGAGGGTGGGAGGCGGGCGGGGAGTGGAGTGTGCGCGGCCCCGCCTGCCTCttgggccccgccgctcccggggtcCCTCGGCGGGTCCCTGCCCCGCGGCCGCAGCATTCTGTGTGGTGAGCCGGCGtaggctgcctgcctgcttggACGGGTCCTCAGAGGattcaagggtttttttctggtttgtttggttgtttggtgtttctttttaaattatgccTTTTCTGTGAAATGCTAGAGAGAAGGATTCCCGAGTGAGGTGATGAGAGATTGGAACAGGAGCCCGAAGAAACTGTGAGATCTCCATCCTCGGAGATGTTTAAACGTGACGGGAGATGGGACCCTGAGTAGTTGGATCTGACTTTGACGTTAGATCAAGCTCTGAGTTTGGCTCTGCTTTGAACAGGGATTTGGAGCGGATGATCTCCAGCAGtttcttccaacctaaattattctcagaatttaaaaacatattcCAGGCTATGGTTATTAGAACTTGTCTGGAGTAACAAAACTAACGAACCTTATTTTCCATTTAACGTACATGGCAGGTACCCTAACAGCTCATTCCAGTCTCCTGGTGTTTCTCTGATGCTCTCCCTCACAGCCCTTCTCTGTGTGGCAGCTAAATGATGATACGTTTGGCTGCGGGTTAGGAAGTCTAGGTGTGCAAGTGTGTCCTGGTTGAGAGGTAGCAGCCGTCTACTCTGAATAACTTAACAGGCCGAGTTACAATCACTGTTCTCTTACTGGGAGGTCTAATACTCTTTGTTGCCCAGTGCCAAAGAGTTTCTCTTGGCACTTGCTGGACTACAGCATCTTTAAGACTACTTTCTCATATTTGTTTGGAATTGGCCTGTGGATTCAGAAATTGCTGGAAGATAggaaggagaagagcaggctcatgTCCTTACAGAGGGAGATCAAAAGAATAATCTGTAATAAGACGAGAGTATTTGGTTTTGTGGAGCAAGCAGGGATAGTTTGATAGGCTGGTAAGTGTTACGCGGTATGGAGGTTTCTCTGGATAAAAGTGTTTGTTGTGGTAATACTGGAGGATTTCTTGGTAGTTCTGGTGTATATTCATTAAAGACTGCCAAGAAAATATAAGTAGTTAAATTGTGAAGTACTGATTTGCAAGTGTTGAGAATATAATGCTGAAATAGAACAATGATAAATGGTAGTACTTTAAATTATTGTACTAGAACCAAATGCAATTCTACAGATGTATGGACAGGAAATACAGAATCGCCGCTTTCCAGGATGTCGCAGCTTAAGGTCTGTAGGAGACAAAGGGCCAAACAgctaaacaaaccaaacaaacaaccaaatgaGATCACCGTGCGGTGGTGTGACAGCCAACGCTGTTACTTTTGGATGAATAGAAACAGAGATGTAAGGAAGATAGCAAGATGTGAGGATTGCTTGGTTTTCACCTGTGGGTATAGCATTTAAGTGACTGATACTGGAATGCATCCAGCGTGTGGGCATGTTCTCTCATTTTAATATCTATATGTCCAATTATGTATATTATTACCtgttatatatgtatgtataaaggtgttttaaaaaattagacTGTGGTGGCAGTGTGATGGGGCTCTgctgattttcagaaatacattgAGTGAATCTCATTCCTTAACTTTGTTTCAGAACAGCCACCACAGCAACAAGTGTTTTCACTGAATGCTTGCATGTTCACACCACTTGCAGCCAGCTGTAGCCCATTTTTCAATGTAAATATTTACCATTTAAATATGAGAAATATGTCAGCGTTCAAAATGAATGTTGAAACAGTCACCTGGCTAAAAGCTGATACCTCCTGCAAGTAGAAAAGGAGTTTGGAATCAATTTCAACATTATTTGACGTAATCTTTCAGTGGAGATGGAAAAGACTAACCAAAGTGACTTGTTGGAGAAATTGCACAGATGACTAGGTTGCATAAAATCACCTAAATTAACTAAGTATGATTAATTAAGTATGATTTCTTCTCTCCAGGATTTCAAAACGTACGTGGATCAAGCATGTAGAGCTGCAGATGAGTTTGTCAACATTTATTATGAAACGATGGATAAGAGAAGAAGGGTATGTAGATATTTTGACAATAGTTGGAACTGTCTTGTGcagtttttgcttgcttttctaaCTAGCATTGCTCTTGAAAACACGGGACAGTTGGTTACCATGTGTTGTATTGGCCAGGTTGAGACCTCTGTTCCTCTTGGACTCCCCTGTAGAGGATTCTTTGTGTTACTGTGCAGCATTGCTGTAAAAGGGGCCCTTGTAGAAAGTGCCTTAGGCTTCTTTATGATAGTAGTTCAGCTCGTGTCCAGCTGTGCTTTACAGGTGCAGGATTTGTCAGTACAGGCAGATAAAACCTACTTTATTTGTCTCTGAGGTCAGgatttagctcttttttttttttttcaagcttcttTTGGTAGCCGTTATTACACTTCTGTTTCTGGGAGTCTGCGGGAGTGCCTGAGGATAAAGTGGAAACAGCTCGATCGGGCTCTGAAAGTCTTCATGGACCACATTGATGTGGTATCATGTAACAAATATTTGCACCAAAAGAGAGCTGTGGAGATTGATGTATTGTAATTGTAATTTAGTAACTCTTAGATTATGTGAAAATATCAGCAGTTGCGTGTTACTTCATTGTCACTTTGAGCATTAGTAGGTTAGGCGGAGATGTATCAACAGCTTGAAGGAGAGTTAGGCTGTTACTCAGCTGCCTAGGGAACATTTGGGAAGTTTAGGTCTGCTGCTGCAGATAACTGTCCTTTGTAAGTTTCCACTCTTACTGAtcttgttcactttttttttaaacctgaaattACACTTTCCTGACATAATCTGTTCTGCGtgcaccaccaccccaccccccagcaaaCCAGCAATAAACTTATTATGGAGAGGTAGCACTATCCTTTTGTTAGCAACTAGTTCAGTTCTATCAGCAGCTTTGTTAAACGAATCTCATCAGTATTTAAATTTGGAGGCATATGAGTCACCATGCAACTTATAAAGAAGAATGTGTTTCAGTTAGTTTTAATTCTTGGTCAGGAGCACTGATTGTTAAAAGGAGGTGATATTTCAGGAGGACATTTTATCTGTTGAAGTAACGGCAAAAATCAGTAATTCACAACATAAggagcaggttgagggaggggattctgcctctctgccccgttctgctgagacccccccgggagtcctgtgcccagctctggagccctcagcacagggcagacctggagctgttgcagtggggccggaggaggccccagtcatgatccgagggctggaacccctctgctgggaggaaaagctgggagagctggggctgttcagcctggagaggagaaggctccagggagaccttagagcagctgccagtgcctggaggggtctgtaagaaagctggagaggaactttatACAAGaccatggagtgataggacaaggggtaatggctttaaactgaaagagggtaggtttagattagatataaagaaaaaaataattaccatgagggtggtgaggccctggcccaggttgcccagagaagctgtggctgccccctccctggcagtgttgaaggccaggttggatggagctctgagcaccttgggctggtggaaggggtccctgcccatggcagggggtttggaaccagatgatctgtaaggtcccctGCAACCCAAATCATTATCTGATTCAAAGAATATTGTTTTGTGTGTTGTCCATTGTATGTGTTTACACATTTCCCTCAAATATATCTTTTCATAATCACTCAGGCTTTATCAAGACTTTATTTGGACAAAGCAACGTTAGTTTGGAATGGTAACGCAGTGTCCGGGCCAGAAGAACTGAACAAATTTTTTGAAATGTTGCCATCTAGTGAATTCCAGGTTAATGTGTTGGACTGCCAGCCCGTTCATGGTAAGGTTGCGTTACAATTtacttaattatttttcagtctttttataaCTGTTGAAAATGAACTGCAATTATTGCAGTGCTTAGTATTTCTTTTGGAACAAGCTTAGAGAAAATACTGAGTTGTACATAAAGCACAAATGAAGAAATGCAGCAACTCCACACTTTTTCTCATGTCTGGGCAGATATTTTAAGGACTTTTTTGTTAAGATCATATTCAGATGTGATGTATTTCCATGTATTGAAAAAGTCTGGCTTATCAGGTTACGTTGTCCTTGACGATGTCTAAGAGTCAAGAGACCTCTACTGTAGCCTCTGATAATGACTTGCAGTATAATGTGGAACAAATCATTAACCTGTATGTACTTTGATTTCTTTACATGTAGAATAGATGATGTTCTTGAGATTTGTGGTTAACAACTGCTAAAAAAAAGGCTTACATAATTGAGAAGTTAAATTACTTCTAATGCATATTTTGGGAATATAAGTAAGCAAAAAGCTTGTGGTCGAGCAtgcttgctttgctctgctgtGAAAAAGATATAATCTCTAGTAGTGGGGGGAAAAAGTGTATGCAactttacaaatatatatatgtgtgtatctcAAACAATGAGAGCTTATTCTAAGCAAAAACTGAGGTGTTTGTTGTAGTCCTCCAAAATGAAAAACGTGAGATGCCAATAGAAAAGCCATTAAAAAGCAGTGCTGGTGAGTGAATACACCATTGTCTGTATAGAAATGATGCAACAAAACTGTACTTTCCATGAACGTGTAACCAGTTGTTACCCTATAACTAGCATAACAAGAATCGAATGAAACTTCTGTGTACATTTCCTACTTCTTTACCTGTTAGTCTTTGAGTTGTTTTCTTTATACTTCTCCTTGTGAAGAGCAAGCTACTCAAGGCCAGACAACAGTCCTCGTGGTGACAAGTGGGACAGTAAAATTTGATGGCGACAAGCAGCGCTACTTCAATCAGAACTTCTTGCTGACAGCGCAAGCCACACCTACCAACACAGTGTGGAAGATCGCCAGTGACTGTTTCCGCTTTCAGGACTGGGCCAGTTAGTGAGGGTTGGCTACGGGGAGTGACCTCTCTCATCCGACGTGTTGAAGCTAGCTGTACGGACAGCCGTTCTCCACGCATGGGAAACTCTCGCTCTTCGTGTTGCTTCTGTCCTTCTGGAAGGTCTACAGGTGTTTCGGGGTAGATCCCAATGACCATGGATTTAATAGTCAACAATCTTAAGATGTGAGAGGTTGCTCGCGTTAGTTGAACCTAATAAAATGCTGAAGGCGGTGAGCTGTGTTGGAATCATTCCTAAAATGCCTTACGTGGCAGCTATGCTGCCACTTCCAGACTTCTTGTATGTAATGCTGAAACGCTACTGTTTGAACACAAAATACTTTTCATGTACAATTCTGACCAAACATGTAATCTTTTCAATTTGAAAAGATTCGTTTTTACAGTAGCATCTTCTTCCCTCTTTTGAAGAAGATGCTTATGGCATGTAGATAGAATTCTCAAAGCTACCTACTCTTGGTTGTAAGAGCCTAGGAAGGATTGACAATGATTTCTACTGCTTGTGAAAGTAGCAAATACAGCTTCTGAGTATGTAATCTGCCAAATAATCCATTGGAAAGCTAATGGCACTTCTCTGATACAAAGGGACTAAACAATCTCATCAGGTTTCCTTTTGGCTTGAACTTCTCAGGCTTTGGTTGGGGTTAATTTGCATCGATTTGTATGTAGGGCATGCTGAATGATTCAGAGCTCCTATGCCAACAACTCTTGTCTCATGCATGTGAAGGACTTCAAACtggtgatttttcttttgaagtcttACAGCGTAAGAAATTGGTCAGTTACAtgatttctgtttgctttaacTGTTAATTCTGTTGCTATAAAGTTTGGATTATTTTTCCCGTATTCAGTCTACAAGTTTTGAATCCCTACTCTCTTTTCAGGGAACATTGTAGTAAAAAAGTGGCACTGAAAGTGTGTATTACTGTGAAGcctttgatttttctcttcagtaCTGTTATTCAGAACAGGTGTTCTGATTCTTTTCAGCTTAGAAGAACAGCTCTGAACACAAATACCATCTTCCTCTCATGTAGATTTTTACTGTAGTTTTCGTGTTCTTCTTAAATATTACCTTTaatttggggggtgtgtgtgtcttgCTTTAAATTTGCAGTTAAAAGCTTTCAACTGCTTTAAAATAGTTTTCAAGACTGCAGGTTAAGACTGTTCATCTTTACTTAGGAACatagcagtaaatctgaatatcAGCAGATTGCTTTCAAACTGGTACGTTTCTTTTTTAAGCagttaaagaaaatcaaaatttaGCTATATGTGTGAGAGTACACTTGCTTGTAACTGAAAATACGTGAGGGGAACTTGTAACTCTGGTCTTAATATATGTTGCaatggcagcagcagcctgaataCAAAAGCAGTTATGACTGCAGCTCACTTGTTTTTATGACTTAAATTGGGAAAACTGTGAAAATGAGCAATATCTAACTGGCGTAAAACGTGTAGTTTGTGATATAATCCCACAAAGAATGGGATGTTTAGGTGAAATGGATGGGTTTATTTCCTTTTAAGGCACTCTAGTCTTTACATCGTTAAGCTAGAATTAGTAAACTGTCTCTGTTCGGAAGCTGTTTATGTTCTGAACTGTTGTGTAACTATTTTTCAGTCTGACAAATATGAATTCCTGTAAAACAATGCAAGAAGCCCAGAATTTTTGAAAACTGTAAATACTGTAAATACATTGTTATTTCTGTATGTACTGAAGAAAGGATTGCTCTATTTAATTACTGTTTGTTCTTAACAGAATATGCAATGTtcatatatttgtatttcttctacaaatttgaaaagaaaaccaTAAATTTGCCTATTACTCATACAGCGTTGTTGAATGGTGACACTGGCATggtgtgcttttctgttttttgggttttttttttaatttgctgttagTTATATAAGTAGTGTTACAGATCATCTTTGTATACACAAGAcacattttgatttttgaaatGTGGTGATGGGTGCAACTGTAGCATTTGCTTATTGAACTCTGAGGGCACTCACCAGGCAGTCACACTTGTATCTGTACCTGATAAGCTGGTTCTGGGAATAAATACTTACTGGATATTTTTATTAAGTTTTGGTTTGTATAGTAGTTGTTAAGCTTTTTCTTAGGCAGATTGGGAGATTCAGAATATATGAGTCAATGTTTCAGTCAAATGTTGTTCTTATTTTCATGCTATTCAAATGCAGGCTGCTTTTAAATCTGACTTCTGCAattaatactaaaaaaaaccccaacggaacaaaaaaagccaccacTACCTGGAACATTACTTGGGAAACATGCTAACTGGTCTAGCTGGACAAACCCAGTTTAAACTCTTGCTTAGTAAGATGTGTAGTTGCAGTTGGACTTGGTGTGCATACAGGGGGTTTTGGGGAGAAATGCATTAGAACATGGTTGCTTCAGCCTAGGGAGAAGTGCCAGTTACGCGCTGCCTGTTCCATCGTCTGTGGTGAGGATCGCTTCGGGTGATTCAGTACTACCGTGATTAGTTTTAtaactgaaaatactgttttacaaAATATTCTTATGGTGCATACTGAGTGATAACTTAGCTATTAGATTAAATCAGTGATTTTTACAACTGAGTAATTAACAGTACAAAAAAATCTCTCCATACTAGCTGGAGAAGTTAGGGATGCTGCAGGTCTGCGCTCCTTGTTAGAACTTCTGTGCTGAAATGAGCAGAAGAGAACATAGGAATGATTATTGTTCCGTTCAGTACAAAACTATCTGGCTGGTTTAGTGTTCCCTGTTGCTGACTGTGTTGTGATATCCAAAATTTACAGCGGGCATCTAGAAAGTGAACATGCTTATGCTCTATACTGTCAACAGGAGTTAATACTGCCATTTTTTGCTGTTTGATACCAAGTTACTCATGTACAACGGGTCAGTGAAACAAAGCCAGCTGAAGAGCGAAGCACTTCCGCATACTAAATTGTGGCTACTGAAAACTTGCTGGATCTTCTCCTTTGTGTATGTTCCCTGTGTTGTCTTCATCCGTCACTGCTTTTACGTTGCTTTGTTCTTTTGGCCTACTACAGTTAAATTGACTTAAAATACTTGTGCTGTTTCTTGGAATGGAGAAGTGATTTGTTCTGATGGTGTGAGTGATTTGTTCTAATAGTTTTGATGTGCATGTGCTTCCTTATCCTGATCGGAGAAGAGCACATGATAAAGAAATGCTGTTTTATCAGTAACTTTCCACACTTGAATATATTTTGtaagtttttaaaattgtttaagagctcttgtaaaattaattttacaaaaaaaaaaacaaaccaaaaacctacctgatgttctgctttttttattattattagaagTTTTCATAGTTTGTTCTTATGATattaaaagtgaaagaaagaatttGTGGCTTCCTTATCGTTACTGCTTGTGTTCTAGGTGTAAGTTAAGTGTTCCAATAGTAGCAGCATGGTCCCAGGGCACTGCAGAATGTGCTGGCTACGAGCTCTTTgtcagtgctgcagtaaaaaaacgTGTTTGGAAGAATGTAGCAAATGCCTCACCAGGAGCACTGTCAAGCAGTAGACAGTGTTGAACTGGGTGGAGTGACAATCTCAGATTGACGGTTCGCTCTAAAATTTTCTGAAGTTTAGACTGCTGTCCGACAAACACCTGGACAAAGTCCAGCAAAACATGTGCCAGATCCTTGGATTGTAAATGTTTTCGCTGAGAACATATTGTTGGGCCTCAGCTGTTTCTCTGCTAAGAAGAAGTGAAACACTCAAATAAGGAATGGTTCATGTGATAACTCTGGTGATTTAttcacttcatttttctgtttaaaacatcaGATTACTAATGAACATTTACACAGTGTAGACAGCAGCTTTTAGTTGCTGGCAATGAGAAGATAAGGATGCTAGTGCAAGGTCAATTTTTGCGTGGAAACATCCGTTTTTTTCTGGAAGCATGTTCTAGAAACAATGCCAAATATATTGTAAACTTCTTGCTGTGTTTGAAGGTGTAGATTTCAGTGAGGCTTTGCAAGCAGTCACTTTTTGTAATTATCCCGAGCAAGGCTCTGACAGCTGATGCAGAGTTAAAGGTTTAGGAATGCTGGGGAAAATAAATCACAGTTAGGGCcaaaacagaagatatttttgCATGTGTGTTGAAAG
The Opisthocomus hoazin isolate bOpiHoa1 chromosome 14, bOpiHoa1.hap1, whole genome shotgun sequence DNA segment above includes these coding regions:
- the NXT2 gene encoding NTF2-related export protein 2 isoform X2; translated protein: MAASVDFKTYVDQACRAADEFVNIYYETMDKRRRALSRLYLDKATLVWNGNAVSGPEELNKFFEMLPSSEFQVNVLDCQPVHEQATQGQTTVLVVTSGTVKFDGDKQRYFNQNFLLTAQATPTNTVWKIASDCFRFQDWAS
- the NXT2 gene encoding NTF2-related export protein 2 isoform X1; the protein is MISSLQDFKTYVDQACRAADEFVNIYYETMDKRRRALSRLYLDKATLVWNGNAVSGPEELNKFFEMLPSSEFQVNVLDCQPVHEQATQGQTTVLVVTSGTVKFDGDKQRYFNQNFLLTAQATPTNTVWKIASDCFRFQDWAS
- the NXT2 gene encoding NTF2-related export protein 2 isoform X3, with protein sequence MDFKTYVDQACRAADEFVNIYYETMDKRRRALSRLYLDKATLVWNGNAVSGPEELNKFFEMLPSSEFQVNVLDCQPVHEQATQGQTTVLVVTSGTVKFDGDKQRYFNQNFLLTAQATPTNTVWKIASDCFRFQDWAS
- the NXT2 gene encoding NTF2-related export protein 2 isoform X4 — translated: MDKRRRALSRLYLDKATLVWNGNAVSGPEELNKFFEMLPSSEFQVNVLDCQPVHEQATQGQTTVLVVTSGTVKFDGDKQRYFNQNFLLTAQATPTNTVWKIASDCFRFQDWAS